The following nucleotide sequence is from Psychroflexus torquis ATCC 700755.
TACTATGGTTTTAGAGTATTCTGCTAAGGCCAAAGACTTCTGCATTTGGTCTATTTCAACCTCCTTGGCGGTGTCTTTTAAGTAGACCGTTAAGGCGATTTGCTCTTTGAGATTATCTGCTACTTTTTTGGTATTCAAGACCAAAAGCGCTAGCAAACCCACCAAAAATAAAACCAAAGCAATACTGATCACCACCGAAAAGTAGGAGGTAATCAATCGTCGTTTTTGGTATTTTTCAAAGGAAGAGGCCACTTGATAATTTTTGGTAAAAATATAAAACTATAAGATGATAACGGCTATCCCTCAGATTAATTTTATGGGCGCTTTATCCCGCTATTCGTTTTAACTCCGCAGGCTTTGCTTTTAGGTCTTGAGCGTATAGCGGCTTTTCCTTTGGTCAAGCGCTATACACTCGACCTATAGCGCCCAGCCTTTGCGGGGTTTCCTCTGCTATCGGGAGCGCAAATAAGCTTAATATCAAGAAGTACTGAATGCGAATTCCAACTATTTCAGCAACAACTAACTGACTTGAATACTGATGAAATCTGTCTAGCACTAGTGCTATTTCTTATATTTTCTTTTTCGCAAAACATGGAGACTCCCCAAAAGCAGAGTTTATTACCAAAAACAATTATGAAAAAATCCATAAACTTAGACTGGGGACTATCAAGCGTCTTGCTGCTGGATTTTTAGATGCGAGCTAGGAATATATCAATTTCCAGACTTTTGGTTATGGAGTTTCCCTTCTTGCAAATTTTGATAATTCTATTGATTATGAAAAATTTGGCATTCATCTATACTACTGTTTTTACTTTGGCAAAATTCAGAATTCAAAGGCCATGGCTTTTTCGTTGAAGTATTTACATATTCACACATTGGAGAGGTAGACGTCTTTTATGTCAATCAACAAGGAAATAGAGTTGAAGAACACCATACATTTTTGATGTAGCTGTTGGATTTGCTGTTGGTTCTAAATAGATAAACTCAAGTGGATTTACATTTCAACTCAAATTGGTGTAGGAAGAAATCTTAGGAAATAATCCAAATGAATTCCTAGCTCCAAGCGACTTCAATATCGGCTATAAATTTTAGCACTTTCCAAATCAACTCATGCTTTAACTTTTGAGTTTTAATTCCAATCTCGGTGAGGAGTTAAAGCCATATATATTAGTTTTGCCATTTCGAAATAAGTAACTTATTATGGCATACGATTTTAAAGCAATAGAAACCAAATGGCAGAAGCGTTGGGCGAAAGACCAAACCTTTAGAGCGAAACAACCTCAGGAGTTTGAAGGAGACCCTAAACCTCCATTTTATGTGTTGGATATGTTTCCTTATCCGTCTGGAGCAGGACTTCATGTTGGCCACCCGCTAGGGTATATTGCCAGCGACATCTATGCCCGCTACAAAAGACATAAAGGGTTTAATGTGCTGCACCCACAAGGTTATGATTCTTTTGGGCTTCCTGCAGAGCAGTATGCTATTCAAACTGGTCAACATCCATCATCAACAACTGAAATTAATATTGAAGGGTGTTTAGATAACAAAGGGAAAATATTAGACAAATATGTAAAAGATAATGGCAAGATTAAGAATTCAGCTCTTATCGATAAATCTAAGGAAACGAGTGTTGATGAAGAGAATTATCAAAGGAATATAATTAAAGGGTATCGTAAACAACTCGATAAAATCGGATTTTCTTTCGATTGGAGTCGGGAAGTCCGTACCAGTAATCCAGATTATTATAAATGGACCCAGTGGATATTTATTCAACTCTTTGAAAGCTGGTATGATGCCAAAGCTCAAAAATCCAAGTCTATACCAGAATTAGTCAATATTTTCGAAAAAGAGGGAAATACGAATGTGGACGCAGTGGCAGATGATAACACAACTTCATTTTCCGCATTAGAATGGTCAGCTTTTACCGATGACCAAAAAGAAGAACTGCTACTCAATTACCGCTTAACTTATCTTGCTGAAACTGAAGTCAATTGGTGTCCAGCCCTAGGTACGGTCTTGGCCAATGATGAAATTGTGAAGGGGGTTTCAGAACGAGGAGGACATCCTGTGTCCAGAAAAAAGATGAAGCAGTGGAGCATGCGTATTTCTGCGTTTGCAGATCGTCTACTTAGTGGACTTGAAGATTTAGACTGGAGCGAAAGCCTAAAAGAAACCCAACGCAACTGGATTGGAAAATCGGTGGGAGCGCAACTTGAATTCCCCATCCTGTCCTTCCCCAAAGGGGAAGAGAACACTAAGCCAGGCTACATGACAGGTGGAAATAATGCTCACACCCTTATTGAAAAGGCAAAAGAAAATAGAAATCAACCAACTGAGGCTGAAAAAACACTTTGGATACAACTTCGAGCTAAAAAGTTATCGGGATATAAGTTTCGACAGCAACATTTAATCGGAGATTATATTACAGACTTTGTCTGTTTATCAAAATCTTTGGTCGTTGAAGTCGATGGAGAATATCATAATGAAACCAAAGCCTATGACGAAGAACGAACACAATTTTTAAATAAAAAAGGCTTTGAAGTTATTCGATTTAAAAACGAAGAAGTCATTGGAAATATAGATGAAGTTCTCGATCAAATCAAAACCAAACTTGATCAATTACCTTCCTATGATAAGATGGCGAAGCCATCTGAAGAGAGTAAAGTTAAACCCCTTTCCTTGGGAGAGGGGCAGGGGGAGAGGATTGAGACCTTCACCACCCGACCTGATACTATTTATGGTGTTTCTTTCATCACCTTAGCTCCTGAGCATGATTTGGTATCTAAAATAACAACTCCTGAGCAAAAAGAAGAAGTAGAGGCTTATGTAAAAGCTTCCGCAAAGCGAAGCGAGAGAGAACGTATGGCAGATGTTAAAACCATTTCTGGTGTTTTTACCGGGGCTTATGCCGAGCATCCTCTTACTAAAGAACCCCTTCAAATTTGGATTGGAGATTATGTCCTAGCAGGTTATGGCACAGGAGCTGTTATGGCTGTCCCTTGTGGTGACCAACGGGATCATGATTTTGCTCAACATTTCGGAATTCCTATTCCCAACGTGTTTGAAGGCATTGATGTTTCTAAAGAAGCCTACACAGATAAATCTAATGCGACAAAAATCGCTAATTCTGACTTTCTGAATGGTCTGGGCGTTTTGGAAGCGATCCCCAAAGCGATTGAAGCTCTGGCCAACATGGGCCAAGGGGCTGAAAAGATAAATTATAGACTAAGAGACGCCGTCTTTTCTAGACAGCGGTATTGGGGAGAGCCTTTTCCTGTCTATTACATCAATGGCTTACCAAAAATGATAGAGAGCAAATACTTGCCTTTAGAATTGCCTGAGGTCGAAAAATACCTTCCTACAGAAGATGGAGCTCCACCTTTGGGAAGAGCACAAGACTGGGCTTGGGATACTGAGCAGAATCAAGTGGTCTCAAACGCCAAGATAGATCATAAAACAGTATTTCCATTGGAATTGAACACCATGCCTGGATGGGCAGGAAGTTCTTGGTACTTGTTTCACTATATGGAAACCGAAAACCGCGATCAACACATCGCTTCCAAAGAGAACTTAGACTATTGGAACAATGTTGACTTGTATATTGGAGGGAGCGAGCACGCCACTGGGCATTTGTTATATTCTAGATTCTGGACCAAATTCCTAAACGACAAAGGAGTACTTCCAGTAGACGAGCCTTTTAAAAAATTGATTAATCAAGGAATGATCTTAGGGGAGAGTGCTTTTGTTTATAGAGTCAATTATGAACCAGATTTCTCTTGGCATTCAAAAGATAATTCGACTTCAACAAAAAAATCCTTTGCAATAAAACCCGTATTCTTATCAAGTGATCTAAAAAAATCTCTTAGTGATTTAGAGATTGAAGAATTAGTAAAGAAAGAACTATTACAATATTATATAGATTTAATTGGAAGTAATGAATTTTATATTTCATCATTAAACCTTACAACTATTACACCAATCCACGTTGACGTCTCATTAGTCAACTCGTCTAATGAATTAGATATTGAAGGTTTAAAAAATTGGCGTTCAGAATTTAGTGAAGCTGAATTCATTTTAAAAAACGGAGAGCTTTACGACCCAATCTCCTCCCCTTCGGGGAGGTCGGGAGGGGATTCATTTATTGTAGCTCGAGAAGTCGAAAAAATGTCAAAATCCAAATTCAATGTGGTCAATCCAGATGATATCTGTGAAGACTTTGGAGCCGACAGTTTGAGACTCTACGAAATGTTTTTAGGACCACTTGAACAAGCAAAGCCCTGGAGTACTGCTGGACTGTCTGGGGTGCATAATTTCTTAAAAAAACTTTGGAAATTGTATTTTACCTCTAATTCACTCCAAGAGGGAAAACAGGATTTCGTCGTTTCTGATGAACCTGCTTCGAAGGAATCTTTAAAAATTCTGCATAAGACCATTAAGAAAGTCACTCAAGATATCGAAGAGTTTAGCTTCAACACGTCAGTCTCTACGTTTATGATTTGCGTGAATGAGTTGACTCAGCAAAATTGTAAGTCTCGAGAGGTCTTAGAACCTCTAGCAGTATTGATTTCACCATATGCTCCTCATATCGCTGAAGAGTTATGGGAACTTTTAGGCAACACCACTAGTATTTCTGAAGTGGATTATCCTGTTTTTGAAGAACACTACTTGAAAGAAGATTCTAAAACGTATCCTATTTCTTTTAATGGAAAGATGAGGTTTACACTAGAATTGTCTTTGGACTTAAGCAAAGATGAGATCGAAAAAATAGTAATGGCCGATGAGCGCACACAGAAACAACTGGACGGGCGCACTCCTAAAAAAGTGATTATCGTGCCCGGTAAGATCGTTAATATTGTGGGGTAGGCATTGCCCTAAAATCTATATATTTTATCATTCTGGACAAGTCCGACTTTTATAACAAGTCGGATGGTTTCAGAATCTAATTTATACCTATCTA
It contains:
- a CDS encoding leucine--tRNA ligase, whose protein sequence is MAYDFKAIETKWQKRWAKDQTFRAKQPQEFEGDPKPPFYVLDMFPYPSGAGLHVGHPLGYIASDIYARYKRHKGFNVLHPQGYDSFGLPAEQYAIQTGQHPSSTTEINIEGCLDNKGKILDKYVKDNGKIKNSALIDKSKETSVDEENYQRNIIKGYRKQLDKIGFSFDWSREVRTSNPDYYKWTQWIFIQLFESWYDAKAQKSKSIPELVNIFEKEGNTNVDAVADDNTTSFSALEWSAFTDDQKEELLLNYRLTYLAETEVNWCPALGTVLANDEIVKGVSERGGHPVSRKKMKQWSMRISAFADRLLSGLEDLDWSESLKETQRNWIGKSVGAQLEFPILSFPKGEENTKPGYMTGGNNAHTLIEKAKENRNQPTEAEKTLWIQLRAKKLSGYKFRQQHLIGDYITDFVCLSKSLVVEVDGEYHNETKAYDEERTQFLNKKGFEVIRFKNEEVIGNIDEVLDQIKTKLDQLPSYDKMAKPSEESKVKPLSLGEGQGERIETFTTRPDTIYGVSFITLAPEHDLVSKITTPEQKEEVEAYVKASAKRSERERMADVKTISGVFTGAYAEHPLTKEPLQIWIGDYVLAGYGTGAVMAVPCGDQRDHDFAQHFGIPIPNVFEGIDVSKEAYTDKSNATKIANSDFLNGLGVLEAIPKAIEALANMGQGAEKINYRLRDAVFSRQRYWGEPFPVYYINGLPKMIESKYLPLELPEVEKYLPTEDGAPPLGRAQDWAWDTEQNQVVSNAKIDHKTVFPLELNTMPGWAGSSWYLFHYMETENRDQHIASKENLDYWNNVDLYIGGSEHATGHLLYSRFWTKFLNDKGVLPVDEPFKKLINQGMILGESAFVYRVNYEPDFSWHSKDNSTSTKKSFAIKPVFLSSDLKKSLSDLEIEELVKKELLQYYIDLIGSNEFYISSLNLTTITPIHVDVSLVNSSNELDIEGLKNWRSEFSEAEFILKNGELYDPISSPSGRSGGDSFIVAREVEKMSKSKFNVVNPDDICEDFGADSLRLYEMFLGPLEQAKPWSTAGLSGVHNFLKKLWKLYFTSNSLQEGKQDFVVSDEPASKESLKILHKTIKKVTQDIEEFSFNTSVSTFMICVNELTQQNCKSREVLEPLAVLISPYAPHIAEELWELLGNTTSISEVDYPVFEEHYLKEDSKTYPISFNGKMRFTLELSLDLSKDEIEKIVMADERTQKQLDGRTPKKVIIVPGKIVNIVG